A window of the Ipomoea triloba cultivar NCNSP0323 chromosome 14, ASM357664v1 genome harbors these coding sequences:
- the LOC116003536 gene encoding UPF0481 protein At3g47200-like codes for MAYCLNVCGSEDPEAQKGKKDGADAIDDEFSEFIEEQRAQRSKMSKACIFKVPEWLRKTNPEAFTPTRISIGPYHKTLEDTEKTKAQRDRYLVSFLKNTQKSEEEALEEMKKLSEKAKACYKDYPKDLEDDEFVNMLLYDGIFVVEFLRQNINYLEVDDNMVAETYRDILLIENQLPFFVLQVLDQMLTAKTVASLQRVIKLSFSTFVPKLTPHNIVDVDNDPQRIKHLLQVVHSLCIPRCDQDKYSLKGWTKKGKVLKKATDLQNDRVCFEGVGCVLTELEYNREFLKRKTTMFDIKFEMKLRKAIILSYNGFRALQIPCFKVDDNTETLFQNMIAYEQCSPPGSHNLKFKYYKDFACFMYLLLGCEEDVNLLRRNGIIVNLIGDDKKVCEMFSKLVTSSLSTNFYFANVCNQAKLHCDSVKLLRDYLKALAVLSMLLGVFLAYFNLAKLLPKDL; via the exons ATGGCATATTGTTTGAATGTTTGCGGAAGTGAAGACCCCGAAGCCCAAAAG GGCAAAAAAGATGGAGCTGACGCCATTGATGATGAATTTAGTGAATTTATTGAGGAACAGAGGGCGCAGCGGTCAAAAATGTCAAAAGCTTGCATATTCAAAGTCCCTGAATGGCTTCGTAAGACCAATCCAGAGGCTTTTACACCCACCCGAATCTCAATCGGTCCTTACCACAAAACCCTAGAGGATACAGAGAAGACCAAGGCACAAAGGGACCGATACCTCGTCTCGTTtctaaaaaatacacaaaaatccGAGGAAGAAGCACtggaagagatgaagaaattgagCGAAAAAGCTAAAGCATGCTACAAAGACTACCCCAAAGATCTCGAGGACGATGAATTCGTGAACATGTTGTTGTATGATGGTATCTTTGTCGTTGAATTTCTCCGACAAAACATCAATTATCTAGAAGTGGACGACAACATGGTAGCTGAAACTTATAGAGACATACTTCTGATCGAGAATCAACTCCCTTTTTTCGTTCTCCAAGTGCTCGACCAAATGCTTACCGCTAAAACCGTTGCATCCCTCCAACGTGTGATTAAGTTGAGCTTTAGTACTTTTGTCCCAAAGCTAACTCCTCACAACATTGTTGATGTGGATAATGACCCCCAAAGAATCAAGCATTTACTTCAGGTGGTCCACAGTCTTTGCATTCCCCGTTGCGACCAAGATAAATACTCATTAAAAGGGTGGACCAAAAAAGGAAAGGTTCTTAAAAAGGCAACCGATCTTCAGAACGACAGAGTTTGCTTCGAGGGCGTGGGCTGTGTACTCACGGAGTTAGAATACAACCGCGAGTTTCTAAAGAGGAAAACCACCATGTTCGACATCAAATTCGAAATGAAGTTAAGGAAGGCAATTATACTGTCGTACAACGGGTTTAGAGCGCTGCAAATCCCGTGTTTTAAAGTGGACGACAACACGGAAACTCTCTTCCAAAACATGATTGCGTACGAGCAATGTTCCCCGCCGGGGAGTCACAACCTTAAATTCAAGTACTACAAGGATTTCGCGTGTTTTATGTACCTCCTGTTGGGTTGCGAGGAAGATGTAAATTTGCTGCGTAGGAATGGGATTATTGTGAACTTGATTGGGGATGATAAGAAAGTGTGTGAAATGTTTAGTAAATTGGTGACTTCGAGTTTGTCCACCAATTTCTATTTTGCAAACGTTTGTAACCAGGCGAAGCTACATTGCGACAGTGTGAAACTCTTGAGGGACTACCTTAAGGCTCTGGCTGTTCTGTCCATGCTGCTTGGTGTTTTCCTTGCTTATTTTAATCTTGCTAAATTGTTGCCTAAAGACTTGTAG